From a region of the Triticum aestivum cultivar Chinese Spring chromosome 7D, IWGSC CS RefSeq v2.1, whole genome shotgun sequence genome:
- the LOC123169180 gene encoding uncharacterized protein, translating to MAPPCKKAAESGSRVPDELLEDIFARMPAKSVQRCRCLSRAWAAALSSSGFIDRHLRLANRRDGSRSLVFLPDPDSGDDTTVHAWSPRRPLVAVRRVAAVTRQCRGLVVLEAKGENLLLACSPARGHYVYNPSTGQVTALPEGKEASGAWPQNHAILGLGYDPSIRKHKVVRLYCRGELPPACEVYVLDSTGYWRAPSGAARTMPLAWATNYCTDQSVFAQGQVYWAAQPHKNYTGERVVMSFSMADEVFGILPPPDMDTTNWRITELGGRLCLFKDISAVCSYDIWILRDPLTGAWDLHCRVNLDAASPAATQLRCSTSVIPLDIVDDGNRVLLRPEPCNIRRENLGAHQLVVYDPANGDVEDLLADGSMITHHSMTRRPAAPYEESLESTGRPHEDIIFSSKSLQVLAQVLRRLPARILGRLKCVCRTWRAIIESGRFIRLHYEHTGRSSFARVVLSSMPYDWQFASLDSCLNDLKLACQMQQLHRRVVSSKPCHGLLLIAHNNYGVHVCNPVTGAQVFHCSLPFKQPSDAAAAHPGCVGLGYDLLREEHIIVVLAYKSRNFDTGSYTMGCSIRRLTDCVTKMVAPSPPIPVTVDVPPVYAGGKMYWMGESRFSAGCSSILVFDICNESFDVLPAPLTMGDSGRMLVAELTGQVRVVHICPNTETMTIWRKQEPGTLNDGRGWTREHWIQLGQWPDFSLRTEARLVIPLAIDDVGRILLDTGRALGYYDPRNQTLETVYPTTSSSLQLNCRPGFFSLVRPNYRQRQYF from the coding sequence ATGGCTCCTCCGTGCAAGAAGGCGGCGGAATCGGGCTCCCGCGTTCCGGACGAGCTGCTGGAGGACATCTTCGCGCGGATGCCGGCCAAGTCGGTGCAGCGCTGCCGCTGCCTCTCCCGCGCCTGGGCTGCCGCGCTCTCCTCCAGCGGCTTCATCGACCGCCACCTCCGCCTCGCCAACCGCCGGGACGGCTCCCGCAGCCTCGTCTTCCTCCCAGACCCCGACTCGGGCGACGACACCACCGTGCACGCGTGGTCGCCCCGCCGCCCCCTCGTCGCCGTCCGCCGCGTTGCCGCCGTCACCCGCCAGTGCCGCGGCCTCGTCGTGCTGGAGGCCAAAGGGGAGAACCTGCTCTTGGCCTGCAGCCCGGCCCGCGGGCACTACGTCTACAACCCGTCCACCGGCCAGGTGACGGCGCTCCCGGAGGGCAAGGAGGCGTCCGGCGCCTGGCCGCAGAACCATGCCATCCTCGGGCTCGGCTACGACCCAAGCATCCGGAAGCACAAGGTGGTGCGCCTCTATTGCCGCGGTGAGCTCCCTCCGGCGTGCGAGGTCTACGTGCTTGACTCCACAGGGTACTGGAGGGCGCCGTCCGGTGCCGCCAGGACGATGCCGCTAGCCTGGGCAACCAATTACTGCACCGACCAGAGCGTCTTTGCCCAGGGCCAGGTGTACTGGGCCGCCCAGCCGCACAAGAATTACACCGGCGAAAGGGTCGTCATGTCATTCTCGATGGCCGATGAGGTGTTCGGGATTTTGCCGCCACCAGACATGGACACGACGAACTGGCGGATAACAGAGCTCGGCGGGCGCCTTTGCCTCTTCAAAGACATCTCCGCTGTGTGCTCATATGACATCTGGATTCTGCGAGACCCCCTGACGGGCGCTTGGGACCTACATTGCCGCGTCAACCTGGACGCGGCGTCTCCAGCAGCAACACAACTGAGATGCTCCACGAGCGTCATCCCGCTCGACATCGTTGATGATGGCAACCGCGTGCTGCTCAGGCCAGAGCCTTGCAATATCCGGAGGGAAAATTTGGGTGCCCATCAACTTGTTGTGTACGACCCTGCAAACGGAGATGTCGAGGACCTTCTCGCTGATGGCAGCATGATTACTCATCACTCCATGACGCGGAGACCTGCGGCACCGTATGAGGAAAGCCTCGAGTCTACCGGGCGGCCTCATGAGGACATCATCTTCTCGTCCAAGTCCTTGCAGGTTCTGGCGCAGGTGCTGCGTCGGCTACCAGCCCGCATCCTTGGGCGGCTCAAGTGCGTATGTCGGACCTGGCGCGCCATCATCGAGTCTGGCCGCTTCATCAGGCTGCACTACGAGCACACAGGCAGGAGCTCCTTTGCCCGTGTTGTCCTCTCCTCCATGCCTTATGACTGGCAGTTCGCCTCACTGGATTCTTGCCTGAACGACCTGAAACTGGCATGCCAAATGCAGCAGCTACATCGCAGGGTGGTGAGCTCGAAGCCCTGCCATGGCCTCCTCCTCATAGCCCACAACAACTATGGTGTTCACGTGTGCAACCCTGTCACTGGAGCACAGGTTTTCCATTGCAGTTTGCCTTTTAAGCAGCCATCAGACGCTGCTGCTGCTCACCCCGGTTGCGTTGGCTTGGGGTACGACCTATTGAGGGAGGAGCATATCATCGTGGTTCTTGCCTATAAATCACGCAACTTTGACACTGGGAGCTACACTATGGGGTGCAGCATCCGGAGGCTAACGGATTGCGTGACGAAGATGGTGGCTCCTTCGCCACCGATCCCGGTGACCGTCGATGTGCCACCGGTCTATGCAGGGGGCAAGATGTACTGGATGGGGGAGTCACGATTCAGTGCGGGCTGCTCATCAATTCTTGTGTTTGACATCTGCAACGAGTCTTTCGATGTCCTACCAGCACCACTCACCATGGGCGACAGTGGTAGGATGCTCGTGGCGGAGCTCACCGGGCAGGTTCGTGTCGTGCACATTTGCCCAAATACAGAGACGATGACCATATGGCGCAAGCAGGAGCCAGGTACACTTAATGATGGCCGAGGATGGACAAGAGAGCACTGGATACAGCTTGGACAGTGGCCAGACTTCTCACTGAGAACAGAAGCGAGGCTCGTGATTCCGTTGGCTATTGACGATGTCGGACGTATCTTACTTGACACTGGAAGAGCACTGGGGTACTATGACCCAAGAAACCAGACATTGGAGACCGTATACCCGACTACCAGCAGCAGTCTGCAGCTTAACTGCCGCCCAGGCTTCTTCAGCTTAGTTCGTCCAAATTATCGGCAACGTCAGTACTTTTGA